The sequence below is a genomic window from Tenacibaculum tangerinum.
AAGATATGCTATGCTTGTATATTAACAATAACGAAAATGCACAGCTTTTTACTGGTAAAGGACTTCGCTTGGGCGGAAGCTCTGCCGTATACGAAGACAACAATACCTATTTTGGTGATTTATCGGCTATTATTATTGAAAATATGCCTTTTTGGGCAGACTTTAGCTCAGCTCCTAAGCAAGAAATCGCTTTGATGAGCGAATGGGAAATTAAAATGGAAGCCATTATCAATGAGACGATAAATGAAAATATTACAAGTCTAGTAGGCGTTCCTTCGTGGATGTTGGTACTATTGAATCGGGTCTTAGAAAAAACTGGAAAGGATAACATTTTAGAGGTATGGCCTAATTTGGAAGTTTATTTTCATGGAGGTGTAAACTTTAGTCCGTACATAGAGCAGTATAAAAGACTCATTCCTAAAGAAGATTTTAAATACTATGAAACGTACAATGCTTCGGAAGGATTTTTTGCTATTCAAGACAGAAACAATTCTGACGAAATGTTGTTGATGCTAGACTACGGAATTTTTTATGAGTTCATCCCTATGAGCACGTATAATGGAGAAAACTCTACTGCAATTCCACTTTCTAAAGTTGAAAAAGATGTAAATTATGCGATACTTATAACAACCAATGGTGGTTTATGGCGTTACCTAATTGGTGATACGGTTAAATTTACCTCAACAGACCCCTATCGCATAAAAATTACAGGGCGAACCAAGCATCATATCAATGTTTTTGGTGAAGAACTCATTATTGAAAATGCTGAAGAAGCCTTAAAAGCTGCCAGTAATAAAACCAATAGTGAAGTAAAAGAATATACCGTTGGTCCTATTTTTATGAATGGGAAAGAGAATGGAGCACACGAATGGATTATTGAGTTTAAAAAACCTCCTAAAAACCTAGCTTTTTTTACAGAAATGTTAGACAATTCTTTGAAAAACTGCAATTCTGATTATGAGGCAAAACGTTATAACAATATGACTTTGGCGATGCCTAAAGTTCATCAAGCTCGTGAAGGTTTGTTTTATGATTGGATGAAGAAAAAAGGAAAATTAGGAGGTCAGCATAAAGTACCTCGATTATCGAACAATCGAAATTTTGTTGAAGAATTATTAACACTATAGAAGTTTTTAGGGCGTTTTTATAGTAATCGGCAATTGATATTGTGTTGTAACTGGAACTCCTCTCTTCATAGCAGGTTGAACTGTGGGTAGTTTGGCAATTGTTAATTTGATAATACTGTCTAATGCAGGCAACTGACTATCAATCGTCTTAGAAGCTATAATTTTCTCTACTAGAAACTTCCCTTTTTTGTTAATAAGTAACTTTATAACCACCTCTTCGTTTAAATTAGTAGCTGTTGTAAAGTTATATTGTTGCAAACTGGTTGCTATTCTTTTATGAATTTCTTCTCTAAAACATGCATCTTTCTCCTGAACAGGTAAATTTATACAACTGGTGAAGCTAGGAGAAACATCAACTTTTGTAAAATTAACTACATTATCTGCATCAGCTCTACGTTCGCCTTTTTTAAAAGGCATCTTATCACACGATACTAATACCGTAAAAAGTAATAAAAAACAGCAATTCTGAAACGTCATTTCTATTGATTATGAGTTGAAATTACGAAAAAAATCTCATAAAAACCTGCTTACAGTAAAAGGAAATACACTGTGCAAAAAAAGTGTAGAATAGCTACCTAAAAACCTTTTTATAGCTGTGGTTTTTTGTTTGAGTGTGCCATAATTTTGGTGCAATAAATTTAAAAACTAACTAATTATGAGGTCAAAAAGTTTCAATACACTAATTACTTTGAGTTTATGTGTAATAGTAACAGGCTGTAAATCTGTAAAAGTCAAGACAAACGATAAAACGAACCCTAACCTATCAGTAGGAGTATTTACCGGAGGTTTAAAGAAAACAGCCATGGTGAAGTCCGATGAAATGCCAAAAAAAATATTAGTAGCTGAAAATGAAAAAGTTTTCTGGATTGCAGGCGGTTCTGATGAAAGTGGTTTGAAAAGTTTAACAACTGAAGTAGTTTCTGGCGGACTCCTTAGATATCAGGATAAACTTTTAAAAAAAGTTAGCGAGACGAACGATACCACTGCTACTGGATTAAGTAAAGTAGGTGTTTTAACTTCAGGAGAATTAGAATTTGACAGTCCCACATCGAAAATAATTTTAAAATCTGAAGCTGTCGATTGGGCGGGTAATATAACGTTTACACCTACTGTAAGTGTTGAAAGAATTCCTAAGCCCATTGCCCGTTTATCGACAAATACCACTCTTATAAATCGTGGCGAGAATGTACAATTAACATACGAAACCGAACACGCTTCTAACGTGTTTTTAAACAATACTGAATTGACAACTTTTAATGGACAACGAACTGTTGCTCCCACCAGTACAACCCGCTATATTTTAAGAGCAGAAAATGAAGTTGGTACAGCTCAAGACACATTAGTTGTAAGTGTAAATCAACCGCCAACCGCTCCAAAAATCTTAAGCTTTACAAGCAACAAAACAACTGTAAAAAAGGGAAATCAAGTAGTTTTAAATTGGAATACTTCAAATACCAACCGTGTAAAGTTATTTCACAACAATTCACAAATACACTCTAGTAGTACCTCTTCTGGTTCTAAAACTATTAGGCTAAACAATGTAGGAATCCAAAATTTTAAATTAGAAGCTTCCAATAATTCAAATACTGTTTCTACAAGATTATCTGTTAAAGTAGAACCTAGCACCAATTGTATTTCATACCCATATGTAGGAAACTTTAACATATCATCAAGAGATAATACCGCTGTAGTGTACGAATATCCTGCAAATAATTTGTTCATCGGGCAACGAATTACTTCTGTAAAAAACCCATTTAACGTAGATGTTAGATTAAATATTAGTGGGCGTGAAAGCATTATTAGTGCAGGGCAAACCACTACCTTTTTTAACGGTTTAGGTATAGGTGGAAGATGGGTTTTATTAGTTCCAAATCCACAACCTCTCATTGTGAAACTTATAGTTTGTGGTGATAGTAATTAATACCATTTATTGTTTGAAATAACAGTATAAAGCTCCTTTTAAAAAAACGGAGCTTTTTTGCTTTTAGCTTATTCTAAAACCTCTCCTTGTAAGAAATAGAATTTTTTAATTTCTTTTAACCGTGTTTTAGCATGCTTTGTTAGCAGAGTGTCTTTTTTCTCAAAACGTTTTACATAGTTTGAATAATGCTTGTAGGCTATCCTTTTATCTTTATAGTAATCTTCACTCTTGAGAGCCAATTGGTACAAGGCTCTGTAATTTTTTCTATTTTCTTCAAAAGCTCTTTTGTAAGACTTTAACGCCTGTTCAGGATTGCCTAATTTTTCATATACATTGCCTAACTGGTAATATTCAACGTCTCTGGGTTCTTTTCCTGCCGTTGTAGCAATCATATAATCTAACTGAGCTTTGTAAAACTTTTTCTTTTCAAAATTAATATCGCCTAAATAGGTATAGGCTTTAAAATCTGACCTATCAATTCTTAAAGCCTTATTAAAGTGTTCTTTTGCCTCGTCATATTTCTTTAGATGAAAATAACTACGTCCTAACATTTTTTGGGTGTAGTGTTCATTAGGTTCTAAAGAATCTATTCGTTTCAATAGTTGAATGGCTTCAGAAAATTGTTCTTTTATATATAAATTATTAATTTTTAATTTGTTTAAATTAATGTGATTTTTATCTATTGCTAACCCCCTATCTACAAAGAGACTTGCCGAGTCTTTATCTCGTAAAAAAGTGTACGCCAATGCCAATTGATGAATCGACTGAATATGCTCATGATCGTTTTTATAAGCTTCTAAAAAGCTATTTATTTTGAGGTTTTGTTTTTTCAACATTCCATAGGCTAGTCCTAATCGGTAATGATAGTTTGCATTCGTGCTATCCTGCTTAGTAATATTCTTAAACGTATCAATCGCCTTAGCAGGTTGCTTCGTTTGTGTGTATAATTTTCCGAGTTGGTATTGAATAAGTAAGTTTTTAGGGTCTTTGCTTACGATAGCCTCATAAATGGCAATGGCTTTTTGTAAATTTTTCTGTTTTTGATATGCTTTTGCTAATCTTACTTTTGTGGTATAATCATCTTGCAGTTCTAATGCTTTCTCATAATGTAAAGAGGCTTGTTTGTAATTATCGATAGATGCATATATGGAGGCTATTTTTGAAGTAGATTGAAACGTCGTATCCATTTTATGCAACTTTGTCAATGCTGTTTGATAGCGACCTATATTTACTAAACTATCAATCGTTTTAAAAGTTGAAACTTGCGCTTCAACTTTTAGCAGTCCTATTACAAAAACAATCAGTAAAATTTTGATTCTCACGTTGCTATTTTTGTGTTTTCTTTGATTATTTATGACCAAGATACTTAATTTATTTTACCTCAAAAGTAATGGGTAAGGTATACCCTACACTTACCTTTTTACCATTGTGCTCTCCTGGTTGCATTTGAGGCAATTTTCGTACTAATGCTTCTACATGTTCTTTTATTGTTGCATGTGGTGCTCTTGCCTCAATGCCTGTTACATTACCATCTTTATTTATTTTATAACGCACATAAACTCGTTGCTTCCCAGATGTTAAGTCTAAACCTTTGGTGATGGAAGTATCAAAATTATCTTGCACAAATTTCATCATGCTTTTATTAAAACAGTCCTTATCTCCTTCTGCACAGCCTGGAAACGTGGGTGCTTTATCCAGTAAGGAAAAAGGAACAACTCCAGCGTCCAGCTGAGTTGTTTTCCCAAGCTCTTTATATTTTTCTATGGATGGTTTTCCTAAAGCAACCATTCTTCTACCATTCTCAGCTTCAAAAACTCTAAATTTTAACTGAATTACTCCTATCTTGTTAAAGCTTTTTAATAAAGCAGCATACTCATCTCTCTCTTCTTCTGTCAATTCATCAATAGCGTATTCCCTTGTACTCGGCATCCCATCTCCTAAGTATAAATCTAAATATTTACTCTGATACCCCGAAGAAGCTTTCTCTACAATTTTACCATCTTTTTTTTCATAAACTTTTATTGGTTGTTTCACTGATTTTTTCTCAATTGTATCTTGCTCACTTGTACACGATGTATATAAAAGCATACTTCCTAACAGTGGAATTAAAACGAGATACTTTAGTTGCTTCACTTTTTTAGAGGGTGTTTTTGTAATCATAGCAATTCGTTTTTTAATGATGGAATGTTTGTAAAATTGATTGATGAATGAAATATGTTCTACCTGAAAAATATCAGCAAGTAAATGGTTGATATAGTTTTCTTTTTTATCTGATTTACTAGCCACCGCATCTGAAATATATTCGTGAACTAGTGAGATACGATTTTGATATACATAAACCATTGGATTGAACCACATACCTATTTTTAACAACTCAAAAAACAGCAAATCTACCGTGTGTTTTTGTTCGCTATGCACCAACTCATGCTCAATAATTTTTTCTCTTT
It includes:
- a CDS encoding GH3 auxin-responsive promoter family protein, which translates into the protein MSFPFINSIISWFLKKRKHQVELFLKYPIDVQKELLQKLINFAKNTEFGKQHHFSSIKNYTDFAKNVPIQQYESIEPLIERCRKGEQNLFWPTPIRWFAKSSGTTNSKSKFIPVSDEAIEYCHFKAGKDMLCLYINNNENAQLFTGKGLRLGGSSAVYEDNNTYFGDLSAIIIENMPFWADFSSAPKQEIALMSEWEIKMEAIINETINENITSLVGVPSWMLVLLNRVLEKTGKDNILEVWPNLEVYFHGGVNFSPYIEQYKRLIPKEDFKYYETYNASEGFFAIQDRNNSDEMLLMLDYGIFYEFIPMSTYNGENSTAIPLSKVEKDVNYAILITTNGGLWRYLIGDTVKFTSTDPYRIKITGRTKHHINVFGEELIIENAEEALKAASNKTNSEVKEYTVGPIFMNGKENGAHEWIIEFKKPPKNLAFFTEMLDNSLKNCNSDYEAKRYNNMTLAMPKVHQAREGLFYDWMKKKGKLGGQHKVPRLSNNRNFVEELLTL
- a CDS encoding energy transducer TonB, coding for MPFKKGERRADADNVVNFTKVDVSPSFTSCINLPVQEKDACFREEIHKRIATSLQQYNFTTATNLNEEVVIKLLINKKGKFLVEKIIASKTIDSQLPALDSIIKLTIAKLPTVQPAMKRGVPVTTQYQLPITIKTP
- a CDS encoding tetratricopeptide repeat protein is translated as MRIKILLIVFVIGLLKVEAQVSTFKTIDSLVNIGRYQTALTKLHKMDTTFQSTSKIASIYASIDNYKQASLHYEKALELQDDYTTKVRLAKAYQKQKNLQKAIAIYEAIVSKDPKNLLIQYQLGKLYTQTKQPAKAIDTFKNITKQDSTNANYHYRLGLAYGMLKKQNLKINSFLEAYKNDHEHIQSIHQLALAYTFLRDKDSASLFVDRGLAIDKNHINLNKLKINNLYIKEQFSEAIQLLKRIDSLEPNEHYTQKMLGRSYFHLKKYDEAKEHFNKALRIDRSDFKAYTYLGDINFEKKKFYKAQLDYMIATTAGKEPRDVEYYQLGNVYEKLGNPEQALKSYKRAFEENRKNYRALYQLALKSEDYYKDKRIAYKHYSNYVKRFEKKDTLLTKHAKTRLKEIKKFYFLQGEVLE
- a CDS encoding M56 family metallopeptidase, whose translation is MINYLIQVILFQVLFVAVYDFFLSKETFFNKNRGYLLSTVVLSFLLPLFKIPTVQKAVPQQYYTLLPEVVLSPQKVLEKAAWYQSVNYLDVVFWCGCFLFFVMFLVKLERIIRLILKYGIRQQGNYKLVLLPKETKAFSFFNYIFLGNEIPTQKREKIIEHELVHSEQKHTVDLLFFELLKIGMWFNPMVYVYQNRISLVHEYISDAVASKSDKKENYINHLLADIFQVEHISFINQFYKHSIIKKRIAMITKTPSKKVKQLKYLVLIPLLGSMLLYTSCTSEQDTIEKKSVKQPIKVYEKKDGKIVEKASSGYQSKYLDLYLGDGMPSTREYAIDELTEEERDEYAALLKSFNKIGVIQLKFRVFEAENGRRMVALGKPSIEKYKELGKTTQLDAGVVPFSLLDKAPTFPGCAEGDKDCFNKSMMKFVQDNFDTSITKGLDLTSGKQRVYVRYKINKDGNVTGIEARAPHATIKEHVEALVRKLPQMQPGEHNGKKVSVGYTLPITFEVK